The following nucleotide sequence is from Triticum urartu cultivar G1812 unplaced genomic scaffold, Tu2.1 TuUngrouped_contig_6534, whole genome shotgun sequence.
ATCTCAATTCCCAAATTAAGTGTCGCTGATTTGCTAATAAAAATAGCTTTGATACTACTCTCCCTCCCAATTCCTAAATTAAGTGTCTTTGGTTTGCTAATAAAAATAGCTTTGATACTACTCGCTCTCCCTCCCAATTCCTAAATGAAGTGTCGCTGATTTGCTAATAAAAATAGCTTTGATACTACTCTCTCCATCCCAATTTCCAAATTAAGTGTCACTGATTTGCTAATAAAAATAGCCGTGTGCGTCACAACGATGCACAGACCAGGTTCACCTTTTTTTTCCCGTAAAAAAAGGTTGGTATGTGGCTGCATCAAGTAAGAACTTGCGTGTACGGTAAACATATAGGAGTAAAAATCAAGAACCTTGGTTCGCATACCTTTAGATATGCAATATAGCGCGAGGGTCGGGTAGCCGAGTGAGCTTGCAACCGAGGAGATGTTAACGACGCTGCCTCCTCCGGCGATGGAGGCGTCTCGGAGGAAGGGGTGTGCGAGCTGGCTTAGGTGGAACGCCGCCTCCAAGTTAGTCGACATGAGATGCGAGTACTCCTCCGCCGTCCACTCCACGGCCGCCTTGGCCACATTCCGCCCCACGTTGTTTACCTGCATGCGTAGAGTTGGTGCAAAATAATCCGAGCTGAAAATTAACCTACCTTAATAGTAGATTACTGAGAAAAGGGTAACGGATTACGTGAATTGACTTGATCGAACGGACTAATCTTACTAGTATGTCGAGCTTGCCGTCGAAGGTTTGCTTCGCCGTCTCCATGAGCTTCTCCCTCTCGGCTCGCACGGAGACGTCGCAGACGGAGACGGTGACCGGCTCCTCCAACTCCGCCGCGTTCTCAGAGCACGTGTGCACCCGCGCCCCGAGCCCGACAAGCTCCTCCACGATTGCATGCCTGTCCTCTGATGCCAGTTAGCAGCACGCAGCGTACGCAATTTGCTCCTGCATGCAACATGTATATGTACGTTACGTACGTACCCAATTCCTCTGCTGCCGCCGGTGACCAGCGCGGTTGCGCCGGCGAGG
It contains:
- the LOC125530751 gene encoding noroxomaritidine/norcraugsodine reductase-like, which translates into the protein MAAAGVSREQRWSLAGATALVTGGSRGIGHAIVEELVGLGARVHTCSENAAELEEPVTVSVCDVSVRAEREKLMETAKQTFDGKLDILVNNVGRNVAKAAVEWTAEEYSHLMSTNLEAAFHLSQLAHPFLRDASIAGGGSVVNISSVASSLGYPTLALYCISKGGVNQLTRSLAAEWAQDKIRVNSVAPGGINTELQNSVDPKVIENTLLRTPMHRLGEPVEVASMVSFLCMPAASFVTGQVIYVDGGRTISG